One Candidatus Babeliales bacterium DNA segment encodes these proteins:
- a CDS encoding recombinase family protein, with protein MKAILIARVSTEEQKEAGNSLPAQVARLERYCQSKNFTILKICSFDESAYGTQRDEFDRIIDFILAQDEKIAVCCDKVDRLSRNIFDKRISTLYERALSDEIELHFASEGQVITSRISAVEKFQFGISLGLAKYYSDAISDNVKRAREQILRKGEWPGKAPYGYKNIRVEGRSNIIVLDYEAAIARITFELYATGAYSMDLLRLKLIKDYNISWPKSFIDYMLKNPFYHGIMVCKDVEYPHKYPALISKELFDKVQDVKESFKKKKFKYAGKPYIYRGLLRCGDCSLTITPEKHKGLVYYHCTQFNGKHDAPWIREEDLTQQFQDFFKKLQLPEEIHDQLTTMLNDVESQKKNFYEQHSKVLFKEHKTLSTMMDNLYLDKLKGRITESDYDKFYQEFRTQLDSVNSKIAQLQNADDNYYIIVQHVLMLTNKAHDLFVGSEVDEKRQLLKFLLQNLRLSGKNIVYDVLKPFNLIVEMGDRLKWCARLDSNQ; from the coding sequence ATGAAAGCAATTTTGATCGCACGCGTGAGCACCGAAGAACAGAAAGAAGCTGGAAATTCTTTGCCAGCGCAAGTTGCACGCTTAGAGCGTTACTGTCAAAGTAAAAACTTTACGATTCTTAAAATATGTAGTTTTGATGAAAGTGCCTACGGTACTCAGCGGGATGAGTTTGATCGTATTATCGATTTTATCTTAGCTCAAGATGAAAAGATTGCCGTATGTTGCGATAAGGTTGATCGATTATCACGTAATATTTTTGATAAACGAATTTCAACGCTTTATGAGCGGGCGCTTAGTGATGAGATCGAACTTCATTTTGCTTCTGAAGGTCAAGTAATTACCAGTCGTATTTCTGCTGTTGAAAAGTTTCAGTTCGGGATTAGCTTGGGACTGGCCAAATATTATTCAGATGCTATTTCAGATAACGTCAAACGAGCACGAGAACAGATTTTGCGCAAAGGTGAGTGGCCAGGCAAAGCTCCGTATGGTTATAAAAATATTCGAGTAGAAGGCCGCAGTAATATTATTGTTTTGGATTATGAGGCTGCAATTGCTCGTATTACTTTTGAGCTATACGCAACGGGTGCTTATTCGATGGATCTTTTACGATTAAAGCTTATAAAAGATTACAATATTTCGTGGCCAAAAAGTTTCATTGATTACATGCTCAAAAATCCATTCTATCATGGGATCATGGTGTGCAAAGATGTTGAGTATCCTCATAAATATCCAGCGCTTATTTCAAAGGAGTTATTTGATAAAGTGCAAGACGTAAAAGAATCATTTAAAAAGAAAAAATTTAAATATGCAGGTAAGCCCTATATTTACCGTGGGTTGCTTCGATGTGGCGATTGCAGTCTTACTATTACACCAGAAAAACATAAGGGCTTGGTCTATTATCACTGTACTCAGTTTAATGGTAAGCATGATGCTCCATGGATTCGTGAAGAAGATCTAACGCAGCAATTTCAAGACTTCTTTAAAAAACTACAACTACCAGAAGAAATACATGATCAACTCACCACTATGCTTAATGATGTAGAATCACAAAAGAAAAACTTCTATGAGCAGCACAGTAAAGTTCTTTTCAAAGAACACAAAACTTTAAGCACGATGATGGATAATTTATACCTTGATAAACTCAAGGGGAGAATTACTGAAAGCGACTATGACAAATTCTATCAAGAGTTTAGAACTCAACTAGACTCGGTCAATAGCAAAATAGCCCAACTTCAAAATGCTGATGATAATTACTATATCATCGTCCAGCACGTGCTTATGCTCACAAATAAAGCTCATGATCTTTTTGTTGGTTCTGAAGTTGATGAAAAGCGCCAGCTTTTAAAGTTCCTACTTCAGAACTTACGCCTAAGTGGCAAAAACATCGTCTACGACGTACTTAAACCGTTTAATTTGATAGTAGAAATGGGTGATCGTTTGAAGTGGTGTGCCCGATTGGATTCGAACCAATGA
- a CDS encoding type II toxin-antitoxin system RelE/ParE family toxin produces the protein MIRKDQEYIIYIGPEFTVEWYFNDQGKSSALKYYDQLTLARRKQFMKLVKLMANQGEIQNTEKFNNEHDGIYAFKPKPDRFFCFFFTGSKIIITNAYEKKSDKMSLPDKAKAQRCYSDYEYRVKKGSYYE, from the coding sequence ATGATTCGAAAAGATCAAGAATATATAATCTATATTGGTCCAGAATTTACAGTTGAATGGTATTTTAATGATCAAGGGAAAAGCTCAGCTCTAAAATATTATGATCAATTAACATTAGCGCGACGAAAACAATTTATGAAGTTAGTAAAATTGATGGCTAACCAGGGAGAAATTCAAAATACTGAAAAATTTAACAATGAACATGATGGAATATATGCTTTTAAGCCAAAACCAGATCGTTTTTTTTGTTTCTTCTTTACTGGTTCAAAAATAATCATTACTAATGCGTATGAAAAAAAATCTGATAAAATGTCTCTGCCCGATAAGGCTAAAGCACAAAGATGTTATAGCGATTATGAATATCGTGTAAAAAAAGGATCTTACTATGAATAA